Proteins encoded in a region of the Pseudochaenichthys georgianus chromosome 20, fPseGeo1.2, whole genome shotgun sequence genome:
- the bmi1a gene encoding polycomb complex protein BMI-1-A: MHRTTRIKITELNPHLMCVLCGGYFIDATTIIECLHSFCKMCIVRYLEASKYCPICDVQVHKTKPLLNIRSDKTLQDIVYKLVPGLFKNEMKRRRDFYSEHPVDVSNGSNEDRGEVADDDKRIITDDEIISLSIEFFNHSRLGGAVEDKPSKDQNMIANKRYLQCPAAMTVMHLRKFLRSKMDIPNAYQVEVMYEDEPLKDYYTLMDIAYIYTWRRNGPLPLKYRVRPNCKKMKVSHAQQEGQNSAIRSGPESDSASDKAGSPSGAPSTSSSLPSPGTPAQSPLPQLPQLPQLPVNGTPAAAPPPTPSRSFTQFGGGGSNKPRNVTLNGSATSSG; the protein is encoded by the exons ATGCATCGAACCACCAGGATAAAGATAACTGAGCTCAACCCTCACCTCATGTGCGTGCTCTGTGGAGGATACTTCATAGACGCCACCACCATCATTGAATGTCTCCACTCAT TTTGCAAGATGTGCATTGTACGCTACCTGGAAGCCAGCAAATACTGTCCCATCTGTGATGTACAAGTGCATAAAACCAAGCCTCTGCTCAACATAAG GTCTGACAAAACTCTACAGGACATCGTTTACAAGCTGGTTCCTGGCCTCTTCAAAA ATGAAATGAAGAGGAGAAGAGACTTTTACTCGGAGCATCCCGTAGACG TGTCCAATGGATCCAATGAGGACCGCGGGGAGGTGGCAGACGACGATAAGAGAATAATCACAGATGATGAGATCATCAGCCTCTCCATTGAGTTCTTCAATCACAGCAG ACTGGGAGGAGCAGTGGAGGACAAGCCGAGTAAAGATCAGAATATG ATTGCTAACAAGAGGTACCTGCAGTGTCCGGCGGCCATGACAGTGATGCACCTGAGGAAGTTCCTGCGCAGCAAGATGGACATCCCGAACGCCTACCAG GTTGAAGTCATGTATGAAGACGAACCTCTGAAAGATTACTACACGTTAATGGATATAGCATATATCTACACTTGGAGACGG AATGGCCCCTTGCCGCTGAAGTACAGAGTCCGACCCAACTGCAAGAAGATGAAGGTGAGCCACGCGCAGCAGGAGGGCCAGAACAGCGCGATCAGATCCGGTCCAGAGAGCGACTCTGCCAGCGACAAGGCCGGGAGTCCCTCCGGAGCTCCGTCCACCTCCTCCTCGCTGCCGAGCCCCGGAACACCGGCGCAGTCCCCGCTCCCGCAGCTCCCGCAGCTCCCACAGCTCCCGGTTAACGGGACCCCGGCGGCGGCCCCTCCTCCCACCCCCAGCCGGTCCTTCACGCAGTTCGGCGGAGGCGGCAGCAACAAG